The window GAGCGGATGTACTTCATTCGCCAGGTGGCCCAGAGCCGCGTGAGGAGTGTTCCTTCCGCGTCCCGGCCACTCATGATCCCTCCCGCTCCAGAATCTCGCACGCTTCCCGGAGTTGATCCGGATTGTTCACGCCGAGGATCTCTTCCGGCTGCGCTGCCGCGACGGCCACCGCTTTCTTCCCGGCGCGCCGGAGAATGCCGACGGCATCGGTCAGGTAGTATTCGCCCTGTGCGTTGTTCGCCCCGATGCGTGCAAGAGCGGAGAGAAGGTCCTCCCGACAGAAGCAGTAGACGCCGGAGTTGACTTCATCGATCGCGCGCTGATCTACGGTGGCGTCTTTTTCCTCCACGATGCCGATGAAGTCACCGTCGTCATTGCGCACGATCCGACCGTACCCGAAGGGATCGGCAAACCGGGCGGTGAGCACGGTCACGGCGGCACCACTCTCCTGATGCCGGGCAAGGAGCGTGGCCAGCGTGCTTCCTCGAAGAAGCGGCGTGTCTCCGGCCAGCACCAGCACATCCCCATCCGCCTCGCCGAGAAGAGGCGCGGCACGGCGTACGGCATCGGCAGTGCCCAGACGCTCCGTCTGGACGACAAACTCCCAGCCTTCTTCGCGGAAGGCGTCCCGCACGAGATCCGCGCCGTTCCCGATCACGACGATGATCCGCGCCGCACCCGACTCGCGTGCCGCACGACCGACATGCGCCAGCAGAGGTTCTCCCGCCGCTTCGTGCAGCACCTTGGGCAGGTCGGACTTCATCCGCTTGCCCTCCCCCGCCGCGAGAATCACCGCCACTCCGTCTGTTTCCGTCACGACCCTTCTCCCGTTCCGTCTCCGTCGGCGACCGCCGACCCCAGAGACACATTGTCGATCAGTCGCCCCGCGCCCACGCCAACGGCCACGGCCAGGAGCGCGGGAGCGTCCCCGCCAGGCCAGGGCCCGATCGTCTCATTGTCCACAATCTCCACATACTCCTCCGACAGAAGAGGCTCTCCCGCCAGTTCGCTCCGCACTGCCGAAACGAGCTGCGCCGCGGAGCGTTCGCCGGACGCATAGAGTTCTTCCGCCGCGCGAATCCCCCGGGGAATGGCCGCCGCCGCGTGCCTCTCCTCCGGCGAGAGGTAGGCGTTCCGCGAACTCATGGCCAGACCGTCACTCTCCCGCACGGTGGGCGCCGTCAGGATGCGCCCCGGCAGGCGAAGATCCGCAGCCAGCCGCTTGACGATCAGCGCCTGCTGGGCGTCCTTCTCTCCGAACACTGAGAAGTCCGGCCGGACGATGTTCAGCAGCGTCGCCACCACCGTCGCCACGCCTTCGAAGTGGCCGGAGCGAACGCGACCGCAAAGCCCCGCTTCCAGTGGTTTCACACGAACCGTGGTCGCAAATCCGTCCGGGTAGATCTCTGGAACCGACGGAGCGAAGAACACCGACGCCCCCGCCTCCTCTGCAAGCTGAAGATCCCGGGGCCGATCCCGCGGATAGGTTCCGAAGTCCTCTCCCTGGCCAAACTGCCGTGGATTCACGAAGACCGAGACCACCACCGACGCCCCGCGGCGCCGTGCAAATCTCACCAGCGAGAGGTGGCCTTCATGGAGCGCACCCATGGTCGGGACGAACCCCACCGGGTGGCCGCCCTCGCGGATTGCGGAAACCGCCCGGCGGACTTCCTCAACCGTCTTCGCGATCTCCACGGTCGGGCCTCCGCTCTCCGGCACTGTAGCTGTGCTCCAGGTCAGGGAAAGCGCCGTCTCGGACTTCGACCCGGAAACGCCGCAGCGCCTCCACCATCACGCGGCCGACCTCTGCGTACCGCTTCACAAACCGCGGCTGGATTCCGTTCTCCAGACCGAGAATGTCGTGGAACACCAGGACCTGCCCGTCGCAGTGCGGTCCCGCCCCGATCCCGATTGTGGGAATGTCCACCGCAGCGGTGATCTCTGCGGCCAGTTCGTAGGGGATCCCCTCCAGAACCATGGAGAAACACCCCGCGCCCTCCAGCAGGGTGGCGTCTTCGATCAGTCGCTTGCGGGAAGTACGGTCCTTCCCCTGCACGCGATACCCGCCGAAACGGTGGATCGACTGCGGCGTGAGCCCCAGGTGTCCCATGACCGGGATGGAAGCATCCGTCAGGCCGCCGATGACATCCAGGAACTCCCGGCCGCCCTCCAGCTTGACCGCCTGCGCGCGCCCTTCCTTGATGAGCCGGCCCGCGTTCCGCACGGCGTCATGCCGCCCGGACTGGAACGAAAGAAAGGGCATGTCCGCGATCACAAAAGCGCGCGGCCGGGCGCGCGTTACCATACGCGCGTGGTAGACCATGTCGTCCAGCGTGACCGGGAGGGTGTTCTCGTGCCCCTGCACGACCATCCCGAGCGAGTCCCCCACCAGGAGCGCATCCACGCCCGCTTCGTCGCAGATGCGCGCGGAGGGGTAGTCGTAGGCGGTGACCACGGTGATCCGCTCTCCACGCCGCTTCATGGCGTGCAGCGTTCTCACGGACACCGGCGACTTCTCTCGTGCGATGGGAACCCCCTCCTTCCGGAGCGGCCAGTGTACCCGACCGGGACCGGCCCGGTCGAGGTGTGCGGTTTAGACTGCGCCTACATAGTGGGTGCCGGAAGCGTGGCGACGAATCATCGAAAGAAGTCCTTCGTAGTCGCTGTCGCTTCCAACGAGATCCAGTTCATTCGTGTTGACGATCAGAAGCGGGGTCTCCTCGTAATGGAAGAAGAAGTGGTTGTAGGCTTCGGAGAGCGTTTCCAGGTACTCGCTGGAGATGTTCCGTTCAAACGGTCGTCCGCGATGCTTGATCCGATTCAGAAGCGTGTCCGTCGTGGCTTGCAGGTAGACGACAAGATCCGGCCGCGTCAATCGGGCCTCCAGGAGCGGAACAATGGTCCGGTAGAGGCTCAGTTCGTCCTCGCCCAGATTGATCGTGGCGAAGATGCGGTCCTTGGCGAAGAGATAGTCGGCCACGACGCGTTCGCGGAAGAGATCCCGCTGCGAAAGTTCCCGTTGCTGCCGGTAACGGGACAGCAGGAAGAAGATCTGCGTCTGGAAAGAATAAGAGTCCGGGTCGTCATAGAACCGCGCGAGGAAAGGGTTCTCCTCCACAACTTCCAGCACTTCGACGGCACTGAGCGACTTGGCGAGACGGTGCGTCAGTGTCGTCTTGCCCACTCCGATCACACCTTCCACCGCAATGTAGCGATTCTCGCGCTCCGTCATACCGCTTCCCCTCCCGTCCATCCGGGAAGCGGACCGATTCTGCGGCATGGAGTCCAGCGACCCGAGGCTGCCAGCTCATCACGCATTTCTCTGGCGGTCTTCCCCTCGACCGGGTGTCGCCAGTTCGGGTGAATCTCTGCAAGCGGCTCCAGCACAAAGCTCCGGTCGCGGATGCCCGGATGAGGCAGGTTCAGCGTGGAGTCATTCGCGATGGAGTCGCCATGCCACAACAGGTCCAGATCCAGCACGCGCGGCCCCCAGTGCTCCCCCCGCACGCGCCCGGCCTCATGCTCCAGTTCGTGCAGGCGGTCCAGCAGGCATTCGGGAGAGAGGTCGGTCCGGATGACCGCCACGGCATTGACGAAAGGCGGTTGCTCCGGACCGCCCACAGGTGCCGTATCGAACAGGCCCGACAGCGTGACGGAAGCGGCGCTGTCTTCGGCGGCCAACGCATTCAAGGCCCGGAGAAACGCGGAGGCGGGATCTCCAAGGTTGGCTCCCAGTGCCACGCCTGCCTCGATCACGGCTTGATGCTCCCCCGCTCCACTTCGATTTCCACGCACCCCAGGTTGGGGCAGAAGGGAATGCTCGGCTTCCGCAGACGAATGCGCACGCCGTCCACCGGAAAGCGGTCGAGGATGGTCTCGGCCAGATCGACCGCGAGCGCCTCCACCAGCGAAAAGCGATCTCCCCGGACAACTTCTTCCACGAAGGCGTAAACCTCCTCGTAGTTGACGGCATCGGCAAGGTCGTCACTGTGGGCCGCCGCCTCGATGTCCGCGAAGAGGTCTACATCCACCTCGAATCGCTGGCCCATTTCCTTCTCAGCCGGGTGGTAGCCGTGGTGGCCCACAAGCCCGATTCCGGACAGCGTGATGCGGCTCAGATCGCTCATCCTGCCCCCCTGCGGAAACCCGAAGGGGCAGGTTACTCGATCCCCCCGGGATTATCTTCGAAAAACACCAACGCCCCACCCGACGAAACGGATGGGGCGCGGTGCGGGAGCGTCGATGGGACGCGCCCGGTCTGGCAGGTGGCGGGTTACATCATGCCGCCCATGCCACCCATGCCGCCCATGCCGCCCATGCCGCCCGGGGCGCCACCACCGGCGGCCTTCTCGTCTTCCGGCTGATCCGTGACGATGGCTTCCGTCGTCAGGATGAGTCCGGCAACGGACACGGCGTTCTGGATGGCGCTGCGCGTCACCTTGGCCGGATCCAGAATCCCCGCCTCCAGCATGTCCTTGTACTCGCCTGCCGCGGCGTCGTACCCGGTGGTCGAGGAAGTCTCGGCCTTCAGATGCTGGGCGATCAGCGACCCTTCCTGCCCGGCATTGTAGGCGATCTGGCGGACCGGCTCTTCCATCGCACGGATCACGATCTCCGCACCGATCTTCTCGTCGCCTTCCAGTCCGGAGGCGAAGGTGGAGAGCGTATCGAGGCAACGAATCAGGGCCACACCGCCGCCCGGGACGATCCCTTCCTCGACCGCGGCGCGGGTGGCCGCCAGAGCGTCCTCCACGCGGGCCTTCTTCTCCTTCATCTCGGTCTCGGTCGGGGCGCCCACATTGATGACAGCGACGCCGCCGGCCAGCTTGGCGAGGCGCTCCTGGAGCTTCTCGCGGTCGTAGTCCGAGCTGCTGTCCTCGATCTGCGTCCGAATCTGGGAGATCCGGGCCTTGATCTGGTCCTTCTCTCCTGCGCCCTCGACGATCGTGGTGTTGTCCTTGTCGATCGTGATGCGCTTGGCGCGACCGAGATCCGTCGTGGTCACATTCTCCAGCTTGTAACCGACATCTTCGCTGATGACGCGACCGCCGGTCAGCACAGCGATGTCTTCGAGCATCTGCTTCCGCCGGTCCCCGAACCCGGGGGCCTTGACGGCGGCGATGTTGAGAGAACCACGGAGCTTGTTCACGACGAGCGTGGCCAGCGCCTCGCCCTCGATGTCCTCAGCGATGACCACAAGGGGGGCACCCACCTGGACGACCTTCTCGAGGATCGGGAGGAGGTCCTTCATGTTGGAGATCTTCTTGTCGTGGATCAGGATGTACGCGTCCTCAAGGGCCACTTCCATCCGCTCCGCGTTGGTCACGAAGTACGGCGAGAGGTAACCGCGATCGAACTGCAGTCCCTCGACCGTCTCCAGCGAGGTCTCGATCGACTTGGCTTCCTCGACCGTGATCACGCCATCCTCACCGACGCGGTCCATCGCCTCGGCGATGATGTCCCCGATGGAGGGATCGTTGTTCGCGGAAATGGTCGCGACCTGCGAGACCATCTCCTTGCCCTTGATCTCATTGGACTGCGCGTGGATGGCTTCCACAACCGCCGTCACCGTCTTGTCCATGCCGCGCTTGATCGAAATCGGGCTGGCACCGGCCGTCACATTGCGCAGCCCCTGATGGAGCATTGCCTGCGCGAGAACCGTGGCTGTCGTTGTGCCGTCACCGGCGACATCGTTCGTCTTCGTGGCGACTTCCTTGACCATCTGGGCGCCCATGTTCTCGTACGCGTCCTCGAGTTCGATCTCCTTGGCGATCGTCACGCCGTCGTTGGTGATCGTCGGGGATCCGTACTTCCGGTCGATCACGACATTCCGGCCCTTCGGACCGAGCGTGACCTTCACTGCGTCTGCCAGCTTGTCGACACCGCGTCGGAGCGCCTCGCGCGCCTTGGTGTCAAACTCCATCATCTTGGCCATTTCATTTCCTTTCTTCAGAACCGACCCGCGACGCCCATCCGGCCCGCGGAGTCCAACAACCTGTGATCGAACTAGAGGATCGCGAGCAGATCGCTCTCGCGGAGGATCATGTATTCCTTGTCGCCAAGCGTGACCTCGGTCCCCGAGTACTTCCCGTAGAGAACCTCGTCGCCTTCCTTCACTTCGAGGGGCACGCGCTCCCCGTCATCCGTGCGGCGGCCGGGTCCGGCAGCCACG of the Gemmatimonadota bacterium genome contains:
- a CDS encoding deoxynucleoside kinase — protein: MTERENRYIAVEGVIGVGKTTLTHRLAKSLSAVEVLEVVEENPFLARFYDDPDSYSFQTQIFFLLSRYRQQRELSQRDLFRERVVADYLFAKDRIFATINLGEDELSLYRTIVPLLEARLTRPDLVVYLQATTDTLLNRIKHRGRPFERNISSEYLETLSEAYNHFFFHYEETPLLIVNTNELDLVGSDSDYEGLLSMIRRHASGTHYVGAV
- the groL gene encoding chaperonin GroEL (60 kDa chaperone family; promotes refolding of misfolded polypeptides especially under stressful conditions; forms two stacked rings of heptamers to form a barrel-shaped 14mer; ends can be capped by GroES; misfolded proteins enter the barrel where they are refolded when GroES binds), with protein sequence MAKMMEFDTKAREALRRGVDKLADAVKVTLGPKGRNVVIDRKYGSPTITNDGVTIAKEIELEDAYENMGAQMVKEVATKTNDVAGDGTTTATVLAQAMLHQGLRNVTAGASPISIKRGMDKTVTAVVEAIHAQSNEIKGKEMVSQVATISANNDPSIGDIIAEAMDRVGEDGVITVEEAKSIETSLETVEGLQFDRGYLSPYFVTNAERMEVALEDAYILIHDKKISNMKDLLPILEKVVQVGAPLVVIAEDIEGEALATLVVNKLRGSLNIAAVKAPGFGDRRKQMLEDIAVLTGGRVISEDVGYKLENVTTTDLGRAKRITIDKDNTTIVEGAGEKDQIKARISQIRTQIEDSSSDYDREKLQERLAKLAGGVAVINVGAPTETEMKEKKARVEDALAATRAAVEEGIVPGGGVALIRCLDTLSTFASGLEGDEKIGAEIVIRAMEEPVRQIAYNAGQEGSLIAQHLKAETSSTTGYDAAAGEYKDMLEAGILDPAKVTRSAIQNAVSVAGLILTTEAIVTDQPEDEKAAGGGAPGGMGGMGGMGGMGGMM
- the panC gene encoding pantoate--beta-alanine ligase, whose amino-acid sequence is MEIAKTVEEVRRAVSAIREGGHPVGFVPTMGALHEGHLSLVRFARRRGASVVVSVFVNPRQFGQGEDFGTYPRDRPRDLQLAEEAGASVFFAPSVPEIYPDGFATTVRVKPLEAGLCGRVRSGHFEGVATVVATLLNIVRPDFSVFGEKDAQQALIVKRLAADLRLPGRILTAPTVRESDGLAMSSRNAYLSPEERHAAAAIPRGIRAAEELYASGERSAAQLVSAVRSELAGEPLLSEEYVEIVDNETIGPWPGGDAPALLAVAVGVGAGRLIDNVSLGSAVADGDGTGEGS
- the panB gene encoding 3-methyl-2-oxobutanoate hydroxymethyltransferase; its protein translation is MAREKSPVSVRTLHAMKRRGERITVVTAYDYPSARICDEAGVDALLVGDSLGMVVQGHENTLPVTLDDMVYHARMVTRARPRAFVIADMPFLSFQSGRHDAVRNAGRLIKEGRAQAVKLEGGREFLDVIGGLTDASIPVMGHLGLTPQSIHRFGGYRVQGKDRTSRKRLIEDATLLEGAGCFSMVLEGIPYELAAEITAAVDIPTIGIGAGPHCDGQVLVFHDILGLENGIQPRFVKRYAEVGRVMVEALRRFRVEVRDGAFPDLEHSYSAGERRPDRGDREDG
- the folB gene encoding dihydroneopterin aldolase — its product is MSDLSRITLSGIGLVGHHGYHPAEKEMGQRFEVDVDLFADIEAAAHSDDLADAVNYEEVYAFVEEVVRGDRFSLVEALAVDLAETILDRFPVDGVRIRLRKPSIPFCPNLGCVEIEVERGSIKP
- the folK gene encoding 2-amino-4-hydroxy-6-hydroxymethyldihydropteridine diphosphokinase, encoding MIEAGVALGANLGDPASAFLRALNALAAEDSAASVTLSGLFDTAPVGGPEQPPFVNAVAVIRTDLSPECLLDRLHELEHEAGRVRGEHWGPRVLDLDLLWHGDSIANDSTLNLPHPGIRDRSFVLEPLAEIHPNWRHPVEGKTAREMRDELAASGRWTPCRRIGPLPGWTGGEAV
- a CDS encoding NTP transferase domain-containing protein, whose protein sequence is MTETDGVAVILAAGEGKRMKSDLPKVLHEAAGEPLLAHVGRAARESGAARIIVVIGNGADLVRDAFREEGWEFVVQTERLGTADAVRRAAPLLGEADGDVLVLAGDTPLLRGSTLATLLARHQESGAAVTVLTARFADPFGYGRIVRNDDGDFIGIVEEKDATVDQRAIDEVNSGVYCFCREDLLSALARIGANNAQGEYYLTDAVGILRRAGKKAVAVAAAQPEEILGVNNPDQLREACEILEREGS
- the groES gene encoding co-chaperone GroES; amino-acid sequence: MSIKPLSDRVLIEALEADEKTESGIYIPDTAKERPSKGKVVAAGPGRRTDDGERVPLEVKEGDEVLYGKYSGTEVTLGDKEYMILRESDLLAIL